A genome region from Cydia pomonella isolate Wapato2018A chromosome 21, ilCydPomo1, whole genome shotgun sequence includes the following:
- the LOC133529559 gene encoding cytochrome P450 6B4-like, with protein MTLIILIITFVICLGYSLYQHFTKFNNYWEIRNVRGPKPTFFFGNIIDSCLRKKPVGVVFKEIYDAYPEEKVVGFFRMRSPDLLLRDLDVVKYVLIKDFDIFTDRGKEYSKSGLGANLFHADSATWRVLRKRFSPMFTSGKLRNMMYLLTERGDRFVEYIDRITKKGAEQEIHGLTQKFTQSAIIACVFGLDLDTFDQQHETLQRIDKKIFSVKYGSELESMYPGILKKIGGWLFPEEVKTFFSKLIKVIAMRNGQPSNRHDFMDLLLELKKENTLDMTDEDIAAQAYIFYAAGYESSASTMGFLLYQLALNQDIQEKLYAEIKEALENNNGEMTYDAIMNLEYMEKVFNETLRMYPIITKLKRRSKAPYKIPETNIIIDKGQLIKISVLGIHHDEKYYPNPEVFDPQRFSPENVQARHKCAFLPFGEGPKQCIGIRFAQMQSWVGLAKLLLRYRVEPSENTPLRFAYEPRRVMLYPKGGFPINIVRRH; from the exons ATGactcttataatattaattataacattTGTTATTTGTCTTGGTTATAGTTTATACCAACACTTTACCAAGTTCAATAATTATTGGGAGATCAGAAATGTGCGGGGACCGAAACCTACTTTTTTCTTCGGGAATATCATAGATTCCTGTTTGCGAAAAAAACCAGTTGGAGTTGTGTTCAAGGAAATATACGATGCTTATCCAGAAGAGAAAGTTGTCGGGTTTTTCAGGATGCGTTCTCCGGATCTGCTTTTAAGAGATTTAGATGTcgtaaaatatgttttgataAAAGATTTCGATATATTTACTGATCGTGGAAAGGAATACAGTAAGTCAGGGCTCGGAGCGAACTTATTCCACGCAGACAGCGCCACCTGGCGGGTGCTGCGGAAGCGATTTTCACCAATGTTTACGTCTGGGAAATTGAGGAATATGATGTACTTGTTGACGGAACGTGGAGACAGGTTCGTTGAGTATATTGACAGGATAACAAAGAAGGGTGCAGAGCAGGAGATCCATGGACTTACGCAAAAGTTCACCCAATCTGCCATAATTGCTTGTGTCTTTGGATTAGACCTTGACACCTTTGACCAGCAACATGAAACCCTTCAAAGGATTGACAAGAAGATCTTCAGCGTGAAATACGGCTCGGAGCTGGAAAGCATGTATCCAGGTATTTTAAAGAAGATTGGAGGCTGGTTGTTTCCTGAAGAAGTAAAGACATTCTTTTCCAAATTAATCAAAGTGATTGCTATGAGAAATGGGCAGCCCTCAAACCGACATGACTTTATGGATCTGCTTTTAGAGctgaaaaaagaaaatacctTAGATATGACTGATGAAGACATAGCGGCACAGGCATACATCTTCTACGCAGCAGGATATGAATCCAGTGCTTCCACCATGGGTTTCTTATTATACCAGTTAGCTTTAAACCAGGACATACAAGAGAAACTATATGCAGAAATAAAAGAAGCCTTAGAAAACAACAATGGAGAGATGACATATGATGCTATCATGAATCTGGAATACATGGAAAAAGTCTTCAATGAAACGTTGAGGATGTATCCGATCATCACCAAACTGAAGCGAAGATCTAAAGCTCCTTATAAGATTCCAGAaactaatataattattgataaaggccaattgattaaaatttcagTCCTTGGCATACATCATGATGAGAAATACTACCCGAACCCTGAAGTCTTCGACCCGCAGAGGTTTTCTCCGGAGAATGTGCAAGCGAGACACAAATGTGCTTTCCTGCCTTTTGGAGAAGGACCAAAGCAATGTATTG GTATCCGCTTCGCACAAATGCAGTCCTGGGTGGGCCTGGCCAAGCTGCTCCTCCGCTACAGAGTGGAGCCTTCAGAGAACACTCCGCTCCGCTTCGCATATGAGCCGCGGAGGGTCATGCTGTATCCGAAGGGAGGCTTCCCAATTAATATTGTTAGAAGAcattaa